From a region of the Anaerolineales bacterium genome:
- a CDS encoding SDR family oxidoreductase, translating into MSPGHPGDFFHGKNALITGGSSGIGLALGRRLAARGASVWLVARDGSKLEAARRELAAAAPQKIGCTPGDVAEESQAQAAAAEAVKALGPLDILINNAGTSHPGYFLEMDAQVFRGTMETNYFGTLNMTRAVVPGMIERGRGHLVNVASAAAYLALFGYSSYAPTKWAVRGLSDALRYELKPRGIRVTLALPPDTDTPSLAREKAIRPKELDILSASGTVYSPDAVARDILRGVERNRYLVITGWDTKLFYWLTNLLGPWQYPVVDLLVRDAVRKKEKAQADIRRRA; encoded by the coding sequence ATGTCGCCGGGCCATCCTGGGGATTTCTTTCACGGGAAGAACGCGCTTATCACGGGCGGTTCGAGCGGCATCGGTTTGGCGCTCGGGCGCCGGCTGGCCGCCCGCGGAGCGTCGGTCTGGCTGGTTGCCCGCGACGGCTCCAAGCTGGAAGCCGCCCGCCGCGAACTCGCGGCCGCCGCGCCGCAAAAAATCGGCTGCACGCCGGGCGACGTCGCGGAAGAATCCCAGGCGCAGGCCGCGGCCGCGGAGGCGGTGAAAGCGCTCGGCCCGCTGGACATCCTGATCAACAACGCCGGAACCTCCCACCCCGGGTATTTCCTGGAAATGGACGCGCAGGTCTTCCGCGGGACGATGGAGACGAACTACTTCGGAACGCTGAACATGACCCGCGCCGTCGTGCCGGGGATGATCGAACGCGGACGGGGGCACCTGGTCAACGTCGCTTCGGCGGCGGCCTACCTGGCGCTGTTCGGATATTCCTCCTACGCCCCCACCAAGTGGGCGGTGCGGGGGCTGAGCGACGCCCTGCGCTACGAACTCAAGCCGCGGGGAATCCGCGTGACTCTCGCCCTGCCGCCCGACACCGACACGCCCTCGCTCGCCAGGGAAAAGGCGATCCGGCCCAAGGAGCTGGATATCCTCTCCGCCTCCGGCACGGTCTATTCCCCCGATGCGGTGGCGCGCGACATCCTCCGCGGCGTCGAGCGCAACCGCTACCTGGTCATCACCGGGTGGGACACCAAGCTCTTCTATTGGCTCACCAATCTGCTCGGGCCGTGGCAATACCCGGTGGTGGACCTGCTCGTGCGGGATGCGGTCCGCAAAAAGGAAAAAGCGCAAGCGGATATCCGCCGCCGCGCCTAA
- a CDS encoding cupredoxin domain-containing protein → MDIRKKINCDAACRGIFSSRDSGIRTILLGAAVLILLGAGVSGCQLPAFLTGGGSSATKTPTDSIPSGTVNIYLQDYAFHPERITVKAGTKVTWINRDPVFHSVTSETGLFRSGLLAVGQAFTFTFEQPGTYRYYCEKSGGPNGEGMSGMITVVK, encoded by the coding sequence ATGGACATTCGAAAAAAAATAAACTGCGACGCGGCTTGCCGCGGGATTTTCTCATCCCGCGATAGCGGGATACGGACAATCCTTCTCGGCGCGGCGGTCCTCATCCTGTTGGGGGCGGGGGTATCCGGATGCCAGCTTCCCGCATTTCTGACGGGCGGCGGATCCTCCGCCACCAAAACGCCCACCGACTCGATCCCGTCGGGAACGGTTAACATTTACCTCCAGGATTACGCGTTTCACCCCGAACGGATAACGGTCAAGGCCGGGACGAAGGTCACGTGGATTAACCGCGATCCGGTGTTCCATTCGGTCACGTCGGAAACCGGTTTGTTCCGTAGCGGGTTGCTGGCTGTCGGCCAAGCCTTCACCTTCACCTTCGAGCAACCGGGAACCTACCGCTATTATTGTGAGAAAAGCGGCGGCCCGAACGGAGAGGGCATGTCGGGGATGATCACCGTCGTGAAATGA